The Deltaproteobacteria bacterium nucleotide sequence TGGTGTGGAGAAACCCGAGTCGCCGCATGAAGCGGGACTGTCCGTGTGTCCCCGGACGCAGGACCAGCCAATACGTGAGGTGGGCGGCGGTTAGCAAATAGGTCACGGCGGCGACGAGACGGATCGACGGTGTGAGATCGAATCCTAAGACACGATGCTCGCCAAAAAACGTCCCGACATATGCCAGCGAAATGATCCAAAAAAGATCGGCCGCAGTAATGAGAAAAAACGTACTCAATAAGTCTTCCAGCGGGGCACGCCGGCGTCGCTGGACGGCCAACGCCAACGCGGCTTGGCCTGCTCCATAGTTAATGAGCGCTAAGAGGTACGTGGCCGCTCGGGGGACCAGCAGCGCGCGCCACGAAATAGGGGCGATGAGGCGCGTCAAAATCGACGCCGTTCCGGCACAGTCGACCATCCAATTGGCCAGAAAATATCCGAGCGCCAGTGCGACGAACCCCACCGGTTGTACTAAGCGGACGGCGCGGACGACTTGGTCGATGGGGTATAAATGGAATAACCACCAGAGGATAGCGCTCGCCACCCCCCAAGGAAGGATCTGTTTGAGCAGGCTGCCCCAACGATTGTGAAAAAAAGTACGCAACTTTTTTTTCCGTCCGCCGATACTAATAATGGAAGCTGGGGAGCTAAACGGGAAGG carries:
- a CDS encoding flippase-like domain-containing protein, coding for MASAILWWLFHLYPIDQVVRAVRLVQPVGFVALALGYFLANWMVDCAGTASILTRLIAPISWRALLVPRAATYLLALINYGAGQAALALAVQRRRRAPLEDLLSTFFLITAADLFWIISLAYVGTFFGEHRVLGFDLTPSIRLVAAVTYLLTAAHLTYWLVLRPGTHGQSRFMRRLGFLHTKRIFAIFARARLRDYLQVIMVRSAIPCTAVLVIYALVHLFGAHIPFAAILGNVPIAFLIGVIPISWGGVGTSNKALVDLLVPHLQIAPDLAAGVSGPELLFAMSLLWMLGNYGLKACVGLLAWRRFRTETAHSYATHAVDNSSCAAVSQARSQ